A genomic stretch from Arachis stenosperma cultivar V10309 chromosome 3, arast.V10309.gnm1.PFL2, whole genome shotgun sequence includes:
- the LOC130969531 gene encoding UDP-glycosyltransferase 89A2-like, protein MINFILHLIGRQTSIQFFTHHKAIKKEKNEDMSCSSVNSNNTHILVFPYPAQGHILALLDLTHNLALRGLSITIIITPNNLPILKPLLTTHPTTIRTLTLPFPSHPTLPARVEHVRDVGNTGNYPFINALSKLQTPIIEWCRTHTNPPVALISDFFLGWTHQLADQLGIKRIAFQSSSALLAIIFHRTWPEAPALRARPMVEFPDLLGAPSFRNEHLPSLLRLYKESESESEFVRESMIANTTKSWGYIFNTSRALEGPYLEHVSKIMGHSRVFGVGPLCLIGVGGGFNRVDRSPNTGSGNVLEWLDGCEEDGSVLYVCFGSQKLLRKELMEALAAGLERSGTRFVWVVKEATTAEHVEKGYGSVPDGFEDRVLGRGLLVRGWAPQVSILGHRAVGGFLSHCGWNSVLEAVAAGVALLGWPMEADQFVNAWWLVEVMGVAVMVSDGADSLFDPDDMGRVIHQSMGADSIQKERSKALREEAIKAVGDSGSSSKELHELVEALKQLKYK, encoded by the coding sequence atgaTAAACTTCATTCTTCATCTCATCGGCAGACAAACCTCGATTCAATTCTTTACACACCACAAagcaataaaaaaagaaaaaaacgaaGACATGTCTTGTTCTTCCGTCAACAGTAACAACACTCATATCCTGGTGTTCCCATACCCAGCTCAAGGCCACATCCTAGCACTCCTAGACCTCACCCACAATTTAGCTCTAAGAGGTCTAAGCATAACCATAATAATCACACCAAACAACCTCCCAATCCTCAAACCCCTCTTAACAACCCACCCAACAACCATCCGTACACTCACACTCCCGTTCCCTTCTCACCCTACCCTTCCGGCGCGTGTAGAACACGTCCGCGATGTTGGTAACACTGGAAACTACCCCTTCATCAACGCCCTCTCTAAACTCCAAACTCCAATCATTGAGTGGTGTAGGACCCACACTAACCCCCCTGTGGCTCTTATCTCCGATTTCTTCCTTGGCTGGACTCACCAACTCGCTGACCAACTCGGTATCAAGAGAATCGCCTTTCAGTCCTCCTCCGCTCTCTTGGCCATCATCTTCCACCGCACCTGGCCGGAGGCGCCGGCACTCAGAGCCCGTCCGATGGTGGAGTTCCCTGACCTGCTCGGAGCCCCGTCGTTTAGGAACGAGCACCTTCCGTCGCTTCTACGACTCTATAAAGAATCGGAATCGGAATCAGAGTTCGTGAGGGAGAGCATGATCGCTAACACGACCAAAAGTTGGGGTTACATATTCAACACGTCACGTGCGCTGGAGGGTCCATATTTGGAGCACGTGAGCAAAATAATGGGACATTCGCGGGTTTTTGGGGTGGGCCCCTTGTGTTTGATTGGAGTTGGTGGCGGGTTTAATCGTGTCGATCGGAGCCCGAATACCGGATCCGGTAATGTTTTGGAGTGGCTTGATGGGTGTGAGGAAGATGGATCGGTTTTGTATGTGTGCTTTGGGAGTCAAAAGCTGTTGAGGAAGGAGCTCATGGAGGCCTTGGCGGCCGGGTTGGAAAGGTCAGGGACCCGATTCGTTTGGGTGGTGAAGGAGGCAACCACAGCAGAGCACGTGGAGAAAGGGTACGGGTCAGTGCCGGATGGGTTTGAGGATCGGGTTTTGGGTCGGGGCCTACTTGTGAGGGGATGGGCTCCACAAGTGAGCATTTTGGGTCATCGAGCTGTGGGTGGGTTCCTGAGCCATTGTGGGTGGAATTCAGTGTTGGAGGCGGTAGCAGCTGGGGTTGCTTTATTGGGATGGCCAATGGAGGCTGACCAATTTGTTAATGCATGGTGGTTGGTGGAGGTTATGGGAGTTGCTGTGATGGTATCTGATGGGGCAGATTCTCTGTTTGACCCGGATGATATGGGTCGGGTCATACATCAGTCCATGGGTGCGGATAGCATCCAAAAGGAAAGGTCAAAAGCATTGAGAGAGGAAGCTATTAAGGCTGTCGGTGACAGTGGAAGCTCCTCCAAGGAGTTACATGAGCTGGTTGAAGCACTAAAGCAATTGAAGTATAAATAA
- the LOC130969532 gene encoding E3 ubiquitin-protein ligase BIG BROTHER-like → MSWNPHMEIHHYNNISYPYSTAGSFIEYFEGLTYEHVNFIFSGASHAQESSYPSTTSFYKFGLSEPDSTSYYRYNHGYDVNHHHEPLVDEYRRPLENSTTVNEHTAAVNTEWGEGVNNTTRDNSIECPRRHHSNSNDYQVVWQDSIDPDNMTYEELLELGEAVGTQSRGLTQEQISMLPVSKYKCGFFSRKKSKDERCVICQMEYKRGDKRITLPCKHLYHASCGTRWLSINKACPICYREVF, encoded by the exons ATGAGTTGGAATCCACACATGGAAATCCACCATTACAATAACATCAGCTATCCCTATAGTACAGCAGGAAGCTTTATTGAATATTTCGAAGGTCTCACATATGAACATGTCAATTTCATCTTTTCTGGTGCATCACATGCTCAG GAAAGTTCATACCCTTCAACTACAAGCTTTTATAAGTTTGGACTTTCTGAACCTGACAGCACTTCATACTATCGTTATAATCATGGTTATGATGTAAATCATCATCATGAACCACTGGTTGACGAATATAGGAGGCCTTTGGAAAACTCAACGACTGTCAATGAGCATACTGCAGCTGTAAATACAGAATGGGGAGAAGGGGTAAACAATACCACACGAGACAATTCTATTGAGT GTCCACGAAGACATCATAGTAATTCCAATGATTATCAG GTTGTTTGGCAAGACAGTATTGATCCTGACAACATGACCTACGAG GAACTACTTGAATTAGGTGAAGCTGTTGGAACCCAAAGCCGTGGTCTTACCCAAGAGCAGATTTCGATGCTTCCAGTTTCAAAGTACAAGTGTGGGTTCTTCTCAAGGAAGAAGTCGAAGGATGAGAG GTGTGTGATTTGCCAGATGGAGTATAAAAGAGGGGACAAGCGGATCACTTTGCCTTGTAAACATCTCTATCATGCTAGTTGCGGGACCAGATGGCTTAGCATCAATAAG GCTTGTCCTATATGTTACAGGGAAGTGTTTTAG